A region from the Sorex araneus isolate mSorAra2 chromosome 6, mSorAra2.pri, whole genome shotgun sequence genome encodes:
- the LOC101545331 gene encoding olfactory receptor 2AG2-like, which yields MEPWNSTLGSGFILMGILSDSGFPELLCATFTALYMLALTSNSLLILVITMDARLHVPMYLLLGQLSLMDLLFTSVVTPKAIVDFLRGENTISFGGCAFQMFLALSLGAAEDLLLAFMAYDRYVAICHPLNYMVLMRPKMCWLMVATSWILACLNALVHTLYTMHFPFCKSQIINHLLCEIPPLLKLACADTSTYELLVYVTGVVFLLLPLSVIVASYILILFTVLRMPSTEGRQKALITCSSHLTVVGMFYGAATFMYVLPSSLHNTKQDNIISVFYTIVTPSLNPLIYSLRNKEVMGALRRVLGKYVLLA from the coding sequence ATGGAGCCCTGGAATTCTACTCTGGGAAGTGGCTTCATCCTGATGGGAATCCTGAGTGACAGTGGGTTTCCTGAACTGCTCTGTGCCACATTCACTGCCTTGTACATGTTGGCCCTGACCAGCAACAGTCTGCTGATCCTGGTCATCACGATGGATGCCCGGCTCCATGTACCCATGTACCTCCTGCTTGGGCAACTCTCACTCATGGACCTCCTCTTCACATCTGTGGTCACTCCTAAGGCTATTGTGGATTTTCTGCGAGGTGAAAACACCATCTCCTTTGGGGGTTGTGCCTTTCAGATGTTTCTGGCCTTGAGTTTAGGGGCCGCAGAGGACCTGCTACTGGCCttcatggcctatgacaggtatgtggccatttGTCATCCTCTGAACTACATGGTCCTCATGAGACCAAAGATGTGCTGGCTCATGGTGGCCACATCCTGGATCCTGGCATGTCTGAATGCCCTGGTACATACTTTGTATACCATGCATTTTCCATTCTGCAAGTCCCAAATTATCAATCACCTGCTTTGTGAGATCCCACCTCTACTGAAATTGGCCTGTGCTGATACGTCCACATATGAGCTCCTCGTGTATGTAACTGGTGTGGTTTTCCTCCTACTCCCTCTTTCTGTCATTGTAGCCTCTTATATACTAATACTGTTTACTGTGCTCCGCATGCCTTCCACTGAGGGGAGGCAGAAGGCCCTTATCACGTGCTCTTCCCACCTGACAGTGGTTGGGATGTTCTATGGAGCTGCGACATTCATGTATGTCCTGCCCAGCTCCCTGCACAACACAAAGCAGGACAACATCATCTCTGTTTTCTACACTATTGTCACCCCATCCCTGAACCCCCTCATCTATAGTCTGAGGAATAAGGAGGTCATGGGGGCCTTGAGGAGGGTCCTGGGAAAATATGTTCTTCTGGCATAG